From the Amblyraja radiata isolate CabotCenter1 chromosome 14, sAmbRad1.1.pri, whole genome shotgun sequence genome, one window contains:
- the tpt1 gene encoding translationally-controlled tumor protein, whose translation MRLYRCIISGDEMFSDIYKIREDPKGMFYEVEGKLVTRTEKGIDDNLIGGNASQEAPTEYALESTCSGVDIVLNHHLKEVSFNKQTYRVYIKNYMKILKGNVQRDNPEALVEFTANAQEVVQEIVKKIDEYQFFTGESMNPDAMVGLLNYRSDDTPYMIFFKNGLNVEKC comes from the exons ATGAGGCTCTACCGGTGCATCATTTCGG GAGATGAGATGTTCTCCGACATCTACAAGATCCGCGAGGACCCGAAGGGTATGTTCTACGAGGTGGAGGGCAAG CTGGTTAccagaacagaaaaagggattGATGACAATTTAATTGGAGGTAATGCTTCCCAAGAAGCCCCAACTGAATATGCTTTGGAGTCAACTTGCAGTGGTGTGGACATTGTGTTGAATCATCATCTCAAGGAAGTTTCTTTCAACAAACAAACCTACAGAGTCTACATAAAGAATTACATGAAAAT CCTGAAAGGAAATGTTCAACGAGACAACCCAGAAGCACTGGTCGAATTTACTGCGAATGCTCAGGAAGTCGTTCAAGAGATTGTGAAAAAAATTGACGAGTATCAG TTTTTTACAGGTGAGAGTATGAACCCTGATGCCATGGTTGGACTACTAAATTACCGCAGTGATGATACTCCATATATGATTTTCTTCAAAAATGGTTTGAACGTTGAGAAATGT